AGTATTAATAATAGAAGCATTAGCCCAAACAGGTGCAGTAGCAATACTAAGTCTTAAAGAAAATAAAGGGAAAACAGCATATTTTGGAGGAATAAAAAAAGCAAAGTTTAAAAGAAAGGTTTTGCCAGGAGATGTATTGAGGCTAGAGACAGAGATTACAAGAGTGAAAGGAACAGTAGGCATAGGCAGTGCAGTAGCATATGTTGGTGATGAAGTTGCAGCAGAGGCAGAGTTAATATTTGCAGTTGAAAAATAGAAAAACAGTGCAAAAATGACCTTCAGTCGAATAATTGGAGGTTATTTTGTTATTGTTTAAAAAATATTAAAATTTAAGTATTCCAATTATATGATTGAGAGTTTACATTCTTTAAGAAAAAAAGACTCATCTCATATTAAAGAAAGCTACATTTATTCAAAATAGGAAAAAGCTTAAAAAAATCTATAAAACAGAAATCAATAAATCGTTTTTAATATAGTAAAATATTGAAATAAAGAATATAAAAGGTATATAATATAAATAACTATAAAGGTACAATTTTAAATACATTTAATACCAGCCTGGATGGTAAACATAAATTCACATTATTAACTAGCAACCATATAGATACTGCTTATAGTATCAAACCTTATACAAATATTCTAGGTTTTATATATTAGTTTTAAATAAAAATTTAGAGAAAATTCCTAAAAAAAGTTTAGTTTATTAATTTTTAAGATACTACTTATATAAGCGGGTGAATTAAAAATTAAACTATAGCTTGATGAGTTTCAATAAAAAGTTAAGTTGTTAACAAAAGAAACAAATGATAAAATTTAAATGAAAGTTAAAAAATATAAAGGATGATAAAATGAAAGTATATTTTGAAATGTTCAAATTAAACATAATGGGATTTTCAATAGCACAGTTTACTTTTTGGATTTATCTAATATTAATTAATATTGTTTGTTATGTTCTAATGGGCTATGATAAAATGAAAGCTAAAAATAAAAAAAGTAGAATTAGAGAATCAACCTTTTTTATTCTTTCTTGGTTTGGTGGAGGGTTAGGAATATTAATTGGTATGATCATATTTAAGCATAAAATAAAGAAAAATAAATTTAGGATTGGTATACCAAT
This DNA window, taken from Abyssisolibacter fermentans, encodes the following:
- a CDS encoding DUF1294 domain-containing protein translates to MKVYFEMFKLNIMGFSIAQFTFWIYLILINIVCYVLMGYDKMKAKNKKSRIRESTFFILSWFGGGLGILIGMIIFKHKIKKNKFRIGIPIIYILTRILEIIITRRLMIIN
- the fabZ gene encoding 3-hydroxyacyl-ACP dehydratase FabZ, translating into MLNSNQIQEIIPHRYPFLLVDKIEELEPGKRAVGYKCVTVNEYFFLGHFPKEHVMPGVLIIEALAQTGAVAILSLKENKGKTAYFGGIKKAKFKRKVLPGDVLRLETEITRVKGTVGIGSAVAYVGDEVAAEAELIFAVEK